GCGGCTGGTGGGCGTGAAGGAGAAGGAGAGTGACGCGCTGCTGAACTTCCTGTTCGCACACATCACCAAACCGGACTTCCAGGTGCGCTGGCGCTGGCAGGTGGGCGACGTGGCGATCTGGGATAACCGGGTGACGCAGCACTATGCCAATGCGGACTATCTGCCGGCGCGCAGGATCATGCACCGGGCCACCATCCTCGGCGACAAACCCTTCTAAAACCGTCCGTACCGGGCTGCGACCGCGTTGCTGCGGCCCTTCGCGATGCTCACATACTGATGTATGCTCCGCTCGCTCAGCGCCTTGCGCCTTGTCTCGCTCCGGTACGATCGGTTTTTTCACTTGCCGTCCGTACCGGGCTGCGACGGCGTCGCTGCGGTGCGATCACTCCTCACTCATCAGGTTGCGCGAGAAATGATGAATGTCGGCGCCAGGCTTAAGGCGGTAAAGCTTCGCCTTACGGGCACCGGTAGCGACGCTCTCGCCGGTTTCTTCAAACATCTCTGAGGCGTCAAAGCGACGGATCAGGCTTTTACGCTGCACCGGGCGGGCGAGGATCGTCTCAGTGACCTCCTGTAACTGGGTCAGGGTAAAGGCGGCGGGCAGGCAGTACACCGGCAGCAGGGAGTAGAGCGTTTTCTGCCGCAGCCGCTGCAGCGCGTCGGCAACGATCTGCTGGTGGTCAAAGGCGATGTCGCTGCGCTGTGCCAGCCCGGCCACCGGCTGCCACCGTGCATCGCTGACGTCGTTACTGCCGGCAGAACAGGCTTCGGCGGCGATCAGCGCGTACCACGCCGTGGTCAGGCTCCAGCCGCGCGGGTCTCGGTCGGGCCCCGAGTAGGTGGCCAGCTGCTCGAGCCACGGCGGATTGACGCCGGTCTTTTCCCGCAGCTTGCGCAGCGCGGTGTCGCGCGTGGATCCATCCTGCAGCAGGTCGATAAATCCCCCCGGTAACCCCCAGAGGCCGCGCTGCGGATGCCTGGCGCGCTGTACCAGCAGCACGCACAGCTGCTGCTGCCAGAGGCTGAACAGCACGCTGTCGACGGTGACGATTGGGGACGGATAGCGTGAAGCGTCGTACTGCGCCAGATACTCGTGTTCTGATGACATAGCATTACCTGCAGGAAGTGTCGCTCGGACACATTACCAGCGGCGGAGTTATCATTCAATCTTTCCACCCGCGCTGAAAACTTTATCACTTTTAAAATCAATTAGTTAAACATAATTTTTGTGCCGGTGTGATATTTCGCTTGTCAATTAATGTCTCTTGGACAATTATATAAATGTCCCTGTGACATTAATTGAGTTGAAGGAGTCGGTGATGATGAAACTGCAGTTAACGCTTGATGGTCAGGATGTGGCGCTGGAAAGCGGACGTTTTCCAGACGGTGCGGTCTGGGAGCGCGTCAGCGGGCCGCTGGATCCACAGGCGGAAAGCCTGACGCTGCGTGCCAGCGCGATGCAGACCCTCGATGACCTGATGCGGGTCGCCCAGGTGCTCGACGCGGTACGTCAGCGCTGCCTGCTGCGTCAGACCCGGCTTGAGCTGCCGTGGCTGCCCTACGCCCGACAGGACCGCACAATGCGTGACGGCGACAGTTTCGCCCTCAGGGTGTTTGCCGGTTTTCTCAATCAGCTGCGCTTTGATCGGGTGGTGGTGCTGGATCCGCACAGCGACGTGGCTGCCGCCGTGGTTGACCGTATGGTCACCATTCCCCAGCACCGCTGCCTGATCCACAGCCGTTCGCTGCTGGCCGCCCTTGAGCAGGGCATGATGCTGATTGCCCCGGACGCCGGCGCGCTGAAAAAGGTGCATGCGCTGGCGCAACAGGTGAAGGCAGCTGAGTACGGCATTCTCGGCAAGCATCGTGATATCGCCAGCGGTGCGCTGAGCGGTTTTGAACTGCTGAAAGGTGACGTGGCGGGCAGGGACGTGCTGATTGCCGACGACCTGTGCGATGCCGGTGGCACCTTTATCGGATCGGCGGCGGTATTGCGGGCCGCCGGCGCGCGCTCGGTCAGCCTGTACGTTACCCACGGTCTGTTCAGTAAAGGCGTTGAGCACCTGCTGAGCCAGGGCATTGACCGCATCTGGACCACCACCTCGCTGGGCGGCGCTGAACCGGCGCAGGAAGGCGTTGAACGCATTGATATCGCGACCATTTACCGCAGTGAAGGAGCAAACCATGCAAATTAATCCGATTCTGGCTATCGATGGTTACAAAACCTCGCACCGTGAGCAGTACCCGCAGGGGACAAACCGGGTTTATTCCAACTTTACGCCGCGCGGTAAGCGCTATTTTCAGTCGCCGCTGGCGGATGAGTCGCTGGTGTTCTTTGGTCTGCAGGGATTTTTGCAGTGGTTTATGGTCGACCTGTTTAACCAGCAGTTCTTCGCCCAGCCGGAAGAGCAGGTGGTGGGGGAGTATCAGCAACTGATGGACAGCTACCTCGGGGAGAACAGCGTCAGCGTTGAGCACATCCGTGCGCTGCACCGCCTTGGCTATCTGCCGCTGGAGATCAAAAGCCTGGACGAAGGCAGCAAAGTGCCGATGAAGGTGCCGGTGCTGACCCTTACCAATACCCTGGGCGAGTTCTTCTGGCTGGTGAATTACCTCGAGAGCGTGATGTCGGCCGAGCTGTGGAAATCCTCCACCACCGCCACCGTCGCGCACCACTATCGCCAGATCTGCCAGCGCTGGGCCGAACGCACCTGTGACGACGTGGCGCACCTTGATTTTCAGTGCCATGACTTTTCGTTCCGCGGCATGTCCGGGGTGCACGATGCGGCACAGTCCGGCGTCGGCCATCTGCTGAGCTTTACCGGCACCGACAGCCTGCCGTCGATTCTCTATGCCCAGCGCTACTACCGTCCGGCGGCAGGCACCTTTATCGGCGGCAGCATCCCTGCCACCGAGCACAGCGTAATGTGCATGGGCGAGGAGCAGGGCGAGATCGCCACTTTCCGTCGCCTGCTGACCGAGCTCTATCCGCGCGGGCTGGTTTCGATCGTGTCCGATACCTGGGACTACTGGAAGGTGCTGACCGGGTACAGCCGTGAGCTTAAACCGGAAATCATGGCGCGTGAGGGGCGGCTGGTGTTCCGCCCGGACAGCGGTGACCCGGTCGAAATACTGTGCGGCAGCGGCGACGACCAGGATCGCGACCCTGCGCGCAGCGCGCAGCAGAAAGGCTCGGTGGAGGTGCTGTGGGAGATCTTTGGCGGCACGGTCAATGCCAGAGGCTATAAGGTGCTCGACCCGCACGTCGGCCTGATTTACGGCGATTCGATTACGCTGGAACGGGCGAACGAGATCCTCAGCCGGCTGGAGGCAAAAGGCTTCGCCAGCAGCAACGTGGTGTTCGGCGTCGGCTCATATACCTACCAGTACCACACGCGTGATACCTTCGGCTTCGCGATGAAAGCAACCTATGGGGAAGTGAACGGCGTGGGGCGGGAGATCTTTAAACAGCCGAAAACCGATAATGGCCTGAAAAACTCCGCGCGTGGCCTGCTGCGGGTAGAGAAAGACCGGCAAGGGAACTATCGTCTGCTGGATGGCCAGAGCTGGCAGCAGGAACAGGGGGGAGAGCTGAAAACCCGCTTCCTGAACGGTAAACTGCTCAACGTTGAGGATCTGACCACGCTGCGCCAGCGGCTGGCGGCGGAATTAAGGCGGGAACGCTGAGCGGGGCGGCACAACGATGCGCCCCGGCGATCGGAGCGGGGGGACGACGGGCTGTCATCCCCCGTTATCTCAGCCGTTCATGATTGATTCAAGCTGTTCCTGCGCCTCCAGCCATTCCATCTCACACTCTTCCAGCGCCGATTTGGCGCTGGCCTGCTGCTGCAGGGCGGAGGTCAGGTCTGTTTTGCGGCTCTGCTCGTAAATCGCGGTATCGCCCAGCTTGTTTTCAGCGTCGGCCAGCTGCGCGTTGTGCTTCTCCATCTGCTTTTCCAGCTTTTCAATCTGCCTGCGCAGCGGCTGGGTCTGGGTGCGCAGTTCGGCATCGCGGCGTTTCTGATCCTTACGCGCCTGGGCGCTGTTGGCACCCTCGGCTTTCGGTGACGCGTCGGCCAGAACCTGCTTCTGCAGGTCGCTCAGCCACTGCTGGTAATCTTCCAGATCGCCGTCGAAGGGTTCGACCTTGCCATCGTGCACCAGGTAAAGGTCGTCGGTGGTGGAACGCAGCAGGTGGCGATCGTGCGATACCACCACCAGCGCGCCTTCGTAGTCGATCAGCGCTTCGGTCAGCGCCTGGCGCATATCCAGATCCAGGTGGTTGGTCGGTTCATCGAGCAGCAGCAGGTTAGGACGCTGCCAGACGATCAGCGCCAGCACCAGCCGCGCTTTCTCGCCGCCTGAGAAGCGCTGGGTCTGCTCCGTCACTTTGTCGCCCTGGAAACCAAAGCCGCCGAGGTAGTCGCGTAGCTGCTGTTCCAGAATTTTAGGCGCCAGCCGGGCCAGGTGCTGCAGCGGTGATTCGTCGGCGCGCAGGAACTCCAGCTGATGCTGGGCAAAGTAACCGAGCTTAATACCCTTCGCCAGGCCGATCTCACCGGCCTGCGGGGCCAGTTCACCGGCCAGCAGCTTGATCAGCGTCGACTTACCGGCGCCGTTACGCCCGAGCAGCCCGATGCGCGAACCCGGCACCAGGTTCAGCTTGATCGAGTTAAGGATCTTTTTATCGCCGTAGCCGGCGCTGACCTTCTCCATCTTCAGCAGCGGGTTAGGCAGGCTCTCCGGCTCGCGGAAGCTGAAGGTAAACGGGTTATCGACGTGCGCCGGCGCAATCAGCTCCATGCGTTCGAGCATTTTGATGCGGCTCTGCGCCTGCTTGGCCTTGGTGGCCTTGGCCTTGAAGCGGTCGATAAAACTCTGCAGATGCGCCACCTTCTGCTGCTGGTGTTCAAACATCGACTGCTGCTGCGCCAGTTTGGTGGCGCGCTGGATCTCAAACGAGCTGTAGTTGCCGGTGTATTCGAAGATGCTCTGCTGTTCAATATGCAGGATCTTATCGACCACCGGGTCGAGGAAGTCGCGGTCGTGTGAGATCAGGATCAGCGTGCCGCTGTAGCTTTTCAGCCAGCGTTCCAGCCAGATCACCGCGTCAAGGTCGAGGTGGTTGGTCGGTTCATCGAGCAGCAGCAGATCGGAGCGGCAGATCAGCGCCTGGGCCAGGTTGAGGCGCATGCGCCAGCCGCCGGAGAAATCGCTGACCGGGCGCTGCAGTTGTTCCTGGCTAAAGCCCAATCCGCTTAGCAGGCTGGCGGCGCGGGACTGTATGGTCCATGCCTGAATGGCATCCAGCTTGCCGTGCAGCGTGGCGATAGCGTGGCCGTCGTTAATTTCATTCGCGCGATCTAATTCAGACTGCAGCTGACGAAATTCGCGGTCGCCGTCGATAACATACTCAACGGCGGGCATATCCAGCGCCGGCGTTTCCTGGTTGACCCAGGCCAGCGACCAGCTGCCGGGATAGCTGAAGCTGCCGGCATCGGCGCTTATCTCGTTTTTCAGCAGGGACAGCAGGGTGGATTTGCCGCAGCCGTTTTTGCCCACCAGGCCCACTTTCTGGCCGGGGTTGATGGTCGCGGTGGCGTTATCCAGCAGGACGCGCACGCCGCGACGTATTTGTAACGAGGAGAAGACAATCATAAGCGCCGTTAGTCCATAATATGTTAAATTAATCCATCATAAATAAGTTTCCGGAATCACTGATTCCGTTGCGTCGAGCATGGTAGCGGATTTCGCCTGCCGTGACGACGATTTGGAGGGGAATGATGTCGCAGCCGCCTAAGGTCCTGCTGTTGTATGCCCATCCGGAGTCACAGGACTCGATTGCCAATCGCGTTTTGCTACAACCGGCCCGGCGCCTGGAACATGTGACGGTCCATGACCTGTACGCAGAGTATCCGGATTTTTTTATTGATATTCACCGCGAGCAACAGCTGCTGCGCGAACATCAGATTATCGTTTTTCAACATCCGCTTTATACCTACAGCTGCCCTGCTCTGCTGAAAGAGTGGCTGGACCGCGTGCTGTCGCGCGGCTTTGCCAGCGGCCCCGGTGGCAACGTGCTGGAGGGTAAATACTGGCGCAGCGTGATCACCACCGGAGAGCCGGAGGCCGCCTACCACCAGGAAGGGCTGAACCGTTACCCGATGTCAGACATTATGCGGCCCTTTGAACTGACCGCGCAGATGTGCCGCATGCACTGGATGACGCCGATGATTATTTACTGGGCGCGTCGCCAGACGGCTGACGTGATGCAAAATTATGCCCGCGCCTACGGCGACTGGCTGGGCAATCCGCTGCCCTATGGAGGAGTGTAAATGGAAGGTCAAAGCCTCCTGACCGCGGGAGTGGTTTATCTGTTTGCCGCGGTGATTGCGGTACCGATCGCCGCCCGGCTCGGTATCGGCGCGGTGCTCGGCTATCTGCTGGCGGGGATCGCCATCGGCCCGTGGGGACTCGGTTTTATCAGTGACGTGGATGAGATCCTGCACTTCTCCGAGCTGGGCGTGGTGTTTCTGATGTTTATCATCGGGCTGGAGCTGAACCCGTCTAAGCTGTGGCAACTGCGGCGCTCGATCTTCGGCGTCGGTGCCGCGCAGGTGATTCTGAGCGCCGCAATCCTTGGCGGCCTGCTCTACCTGACCGACTTCTCCTGGCAGGCGGCGCTGATTGGCGGTATCGGCCTGGCGATGTCCTCCACCGCCATGGCGCTGCAGCTGATGCGTGACAAAGGCATGAACCGCAGCGAATCCGGTCAGCTCGGCTTCTCGGTGCTGCTGTTCCAGGACCTGGCGGTGATCCCGGCGCTGGCGCTGGTGCCGCTGCTGGCCGGCGGCGACAGCGGTCATACCGACTGGATGAAGGTGGGCATGAAGGTGCTGGCGTTTGCCGGCATGCTGGTCGGCGGGCGCTATCTGCTGCGGCCGATCTTCCGCTTTATCGCTGCCTCCGGCGTGCGGGAAGTGTTTACCGCCGCGTCGCTGCTGCTGGTGCTGGGCTCGGCGCTGTTTATGGACGCGCTGGGGCTGTCGATGGCGCTGGGCACCTTTATCGCCGGGATCCTGCTGGCGGAGAGTGAGTACCGCCACGAGCTGGAGACGGCGATCGACCCGTTTAAAGGGCTGCTGCTGGGGCTGTTCTTCATCTCGGTCGGGATGGCGCTGAACCTGGGCGTGCTCTATACCCATATCATTGAGATCCTGATCGGCGTGGTCGGCCTGGTGGCGGTAAAAACCGGCGTGCTTTACCTGCTGGCGCGGATCTACGGCCTGCGCAGTTCTGAACGTCTGCAGTTCTCCGGCGTGCTGAGCCAGGGCGGGGAGTTTGCCTTTGTGCTGTTCTCCGCGGCGTCGTCGGCGAAGCTGTTTA
This portion of the Erwinia sp. E602 genome encodes:
- a CDS encoding NUDIX domain-containing protein encodes the protein MSSEHEYLAQYDASRYPSPIVTVDSVLFSLWQQQLCVLLVQRARHPQRGLWGLPGGFIDLLQDGSTRDTALRKLREKTGVNPPWLEQLATYSGPDRDPRGWSLTTAWYALIAAEACSAGSNDVSDARWQPVAGLAQRSDIAFDHQQIVADALQRLRQKTLYSLLPVYCLPAAFTLTQLQEVTETILARPVQRKSLIRRFDASEMFEETGESVATGARKAKLYRLKPGADIHHFSRNLMSEE
- the prs gene encoding ribose-phosphate diphosphokinase, producing MMKLQLTLDGQDVALESGRFPDGAVWERVSGPLDPQAESLTLRASAMQTLDDLMRVAQVLDAVRQRCLLRQTRLELPWLPYARQDRTMRDGDSFALRVFAGFLNQLRFDRVVVLDPHSDVAAAVVDRMVTIPQHRCLIHSRSLLAALEQGMMLIAPDAGALKKVHALAQQVKAAEYGILGKHRDIASGALSGFELLKGDVAGRDVLIADDLCDAGGTFIGSAAVLRAAGARSVSLYVTHGLFSKGVEHLLSQGIDRIWTTTSLGGAEPAQEGVERIDIATIYRSEGANHAN
- a CDS encoding nicotinate phosphoribosyltransferase, producing MQINPILAIDGYKTSHREQYPQGTNRVYSNFTPRGKRYFQSPLADESLVFFGLQGFLQWFMVDLFNQQFFAQPEEQVVGEYQQLMDSYLGENSVSVEHIRALHRLGYLPLEIKSLDEGSKVPMKVPVLTLTNTLGEFFWLVNYLESVMSAELWKSSTTATVAHHYRQICQRWAERTCDDVAHLDFQCHDFSFRGMSGVHDAAQSGVGHLLSFTGTDSLPSILYAQRYYRPAAGTFIGGSIPATEHSVMCMGEEQGEIATFRRLLTELYPRGLVSIVSDTWDYWKVLTGYSRELKPEIMAREGRLVFRPDSGDPVEILCGSGDDQDRDPARSAQQKGSVEVLWEIFGGTVNARGYKVLDPHVGLIYGDSITLERANEILSRLEAKGFASSNVVFGVGSYTYQYHTRDTFGFAMKATYGEVNGVGREIFKQPKTDNGLKNSARGLLRVEKDRQGNYRLLDGQSWQQEQGGELKTRFLNGKLLNVEDLTTLRQRLAAELRRER
- a CDS encoding ABC transporter ATP-binding protein, producing the protein MIVFSSLQIRRGVRVLLDNATATINPGQKVGLVGKNGCGKSTLLSLLKNEISADAGSFSYPGSWSLAWVNQETPALDMPAVEYVIDGDREFRQLQSELDRANEINDGHAIATLHGKLDAIQAWTIQSRAASLLSGLGFSQEQLQRPVSDFSGGWRMRLNLAQALICRSDLLLLDEPTNHLDLDAVIWLERWLKSYSGTLILISHDRDFLDPVVDKILHIEQQSIFEYTGNYSSFEIQRATKLAQQQSMFEHQQQKVAHLQSFIDRFKAKATKAKQAQSRIKMLERMELIAPAHVDNPFTFSFREPESLPNPLLKMEKVSAGYGDKKILNSIKLNLVPGSRIGLLGRNGAGKSTLIKLLAGELAPQAGEIGLAKGIKLGYFAQHQLEFLRADESPLQHLARLAPKILEQQLRDYLGGFGFQGDKVTEQTQRFSGGEKARLVLALIVWQRPNLLLLDEPTNHLDLDMRQALTEALIDYEGALVVVSHDRHLLRSTTDDLYLVHDGKVEPFDGDLEDYQQWLSDLQKQVLADASPKAEGANSAQARKDQKRRDAELRTQTQPLRRQIEKLEKQMEKHNAQLADAENKLGDTAIYEQSRKTDLTSALQQQASAKSALEECEMEWLEAQEQLESIMNG
- the kefG gene encoding glutathione-regulated potassium-efflux system ancillary protein KefG, with the translated sequence MSQPPKVLLLYAHPESQDSIANRVLLQPARRLEHVTVHDLYAEYPDFFIDIHREQQLLREHQIIVFQHPLYTYSCPALLKEWLDRVLSRGFASGPGGNVLEGKYWRSVITTGEPEAAYHQEGLNRYPMSDIMRPFELTAQMCRMHWMTPMIIYWARRQTADVMQNYARAYGDWLGNPLPYGGV
- the kefB gene encoding glutathione-regulated potassium-efflux system protein KefB, yielding MEGQSLLTAGVVYLFAAVIAVPIAARLGIGAVLGYLLAGIAIGPWGLGFISDVDEILHFSELGVVFLMFIIGLELNPSKLWQLRRSIFGVGAAQVILSAAILGGLLYLTDFSWQAALIGGIGLAMSSTAMALQLMRDKGMNRSESGQLGFSVLLFQDLAVIPALALVPLLAGGDSGHTDWMKVGMKVLAFAGMLVGGRYLLRPIFRFIAASGVREVFTAASLLLVLGSALFMDALGLSMALGTFIAGILLAESEYRHELETAIDPFKGLLLGLFFISVGMALNLGVLYTHIIEILIGVVGLVAVKTGVLYLLARIYGLRSSERLQFSGVLSQGGEFAFVLFSAASSAKLFSGDQMPLLLVTVTLSMMTTPLLMQGVDKILERRFNEPDESAEKHFVEDDKPQVIVVGFGRFGQVVGRLLMANDKRVTVLERDISAVSLMRKYGYKVYYGDATELELLRAAGAETAQSIVITCNDPEDSMHIVHLCQQHFPHLAILARARGRVEAHELLQAGVTQFSRETFSSALELGRKSLISVGMHPHQAHRAQQHFRRLDMRMLRELMPSHDDSVQISRVKEARRELEDIFRTEMKYEKSQYDGWDEQH